The nucleotide sequence GACATGCTTACATCAATTTTTTCCTGGTGGTTTGGAAATGTTATAGGACAATTTTTATATACTCCTTTTTTATTAACACTATTTAATCACTATAAAAACTTAAATATAAAAGATTATTTATTTAACGGTATTATATTTGGTGTATATATTTATTTTTTATTAAATACTTTTAACATTAGCAGTCCACTTTTATTACTGTGTTTAACACTTCCTATATTAATATATGTTGTATATAAAAGAAATATTGCTTATGGTTTTTTTATGAATGTGATAGCTTCGCATATATTATCTTTAAATATTGGTCCATTTATCTATCAATCAGGTTCTATAAATATTATTGATTATAATTTATATATACTAACTACTATAATAGTAGTTTTTAGTGCCGGTATGATTTTTGAAAATCAAAAAAAGCAAGAAGAGTGGCTACAACAAATAATAAAAAGAGAAGTAAGAAAAAATAGAGAACAGCAACTTTTAATGCTACAACAAAATAGACTTGCTCAAATGGGTGAAATAATTAGTATGATAGCCCACCAATGGAGGCAACCTATTAACAATTTAGCACTTCTTCATCAATTAATTGTATCAAAATATAAAAAAAATAGCTTAGACGATAAAATGATTGAATACTTTAAAACTAATGCCAAACAACAAATTAATATGATGTCAAATACCATTGATGACTTTAGAAACTTTTTTAAACCTCAAGAGAATAAAAAAGAGTATTATATAGATGAAGTTATAGAAAATATTTTAAATATTGTACGACAGTTATATTCACGACACAATATTAAAATTTCAAATATACAAAAAACTAAATATAAATGTTTTGGCTACCCAAACTCTCTTGGTCACGCTATTTTAAATATAATAAATAATGCCAAAGATGCTCTTATAGAAAAAAATGTTACAGAGAAAAAAATAACTATTACTGTAGATGAAAAAGATGGAGATATCACAATCACAATTAGTGATAATGCCGGTGGAATTCCTGAAGATATAATAGATAAAGTTTTTGATCCTTATTTCTCTACTAAAAATGAAAAAAATGGAACTGGACTGGGGCTATATATGACAAGAATGATAATAACAGAGCATATGAATTCAAAAATTTTCGTACATAACAGTAGCGAAGGTGCAGTTTTTTCAATAATCCTAAAAGGTGATCTTTGTGAAAAAATTAAATGAACTAACAGTGATGTATGTTGAAGATGATCTTGATGCTCAAGAAAAGATAAAAATGTTGCTAGAAGATGAGATAAAAGAGCTTTATCAAGCATTTAATGGCAAAGAAGCAATAAACCTTTACTATGAAAAGAAACCTGATATTATTTTGACAGATATCAAAATGCCATATTTAGATGGTCTTGAAATGGCAAAAAAAATAAAAGAGCTAGATGCTGATCAGCCTATAATTGTAATATCAGGATTTGATGATAAAGATATTTTACTTAAATCAATTAATATAGGAATAGATCAATTTTTATCTAAACCAATAGACATTGAATTGCTCTTTAATAATATAAATAATTTAATGCAAAAAATTGAAGAAAAAAATAAAATTGTAAATATTTTTGAAAAAGAGAATAAAAATATTTATAGAATGGCATATTATGATCATATAACAGGTGCTTTTAATAGAAGTTTTTTTGATTTAGCATTAGAAGATACAATAATTAGAACAAAACGAAATAGCTATATT is from Hydrogenimonas thermophila and encodes:
- a CDS encoding ATP-binding protein codes for the protein MKENNRQIYDIAIITVLALLYFLASQIRFESTIKNEIISAVIFPSEGIALAFALFFGKKVWPGIFIGQFMIAYGNGIEIIPSIFVSSINSIEAIIAVTLFNKFNLNKNLEEFRDIIGLLLIIFFILQPFSAIMSNLSLYYFDVITKDDMLTSIFSWWFGNVIGQFLYTPFLLTLFNHYKNLNIKDYLFNGIIFGVYIYFLLNTFNISSPLLLLCLTLPILIYVVYKRNIAYGFFMNVIASHILSLNIGPFIYQSGSINIIDYNLYILTTIIVVFSAGMIFENQKKQEEWLQQIIKREVRKNREQQLLMLQQNRLAQMGEIISMIAHQWRQPINNLALLHQLIVSKYKKNSLDDKMIEYFKTNAKQQINMMSNTIDDFRNFFKPQENKKEYYIDEVIENILNIVRQLYSRHNIKISNIQKTKYKCFGYPNSLGHAILNIINNAKDALIEKNVTEKKITITVDEKDGDITITISDNAGGIPEDIIDKVFDPYFSTKNEKNGTGLGLYMTRMIITEHMNSKIFVHNSSEGAVFSIILKGDLCEKIK
- a CDS encoding diguanylate cyclase, whose product is MKKLNELTVMYVEDDLDAQEKIKMLLEDEIKELYQAFNGKEAINLYYEKKPDIILTDIKMPYLDGLEMAKKIKELDADQPIIVISGFDDKDILLKSINIGIDQFLSKPIDIELLFNNINNLMQKIEEKNKIVNIFEKENKNIYRMAYYDHITGAFNRSFFDLALEDTIIRTKRNSYITALFFIDLDNLKIINDNYGHKTGDFVLNKLVENIKKAIRKKDILCRIGGDEFSLIIEDIKDREYIEMLAKRASSMTNFVIKHDNNTFTVTCSIGISIFPLDCSTKEDLIDYADKAMYVAKKRGKASFEFFKKSIIDINE